A genomic region of Cannabis sativa cultivar Pink pepper isolate KNU-18-1 chromosome 1, ASM2916894v1, whole genome shotgun sequence contains the following coding sequences:
- the LOC115704048 gene encoding uncharacterized protein LOC115704048 gives MKAWDPNLNLQKEDIRIVPIWIQLEDLELKYWGQKSFFKIVGQLGKPILEDAITKERDKLTYPRVLIEVSMQQDFPDLIYFDNEHGNEVSVTDKYEWKPIVCKHCQGMGHTSEDCRRKEGKKQEWVVKDKSKTRDVGAELQQNPRDFQPVTKGWKLKNKEPVPDTQLTNTFKALELNEDTAGIEVQQRMDQEGSSKGGGGESLLFLMDRMLSWNVRGINSPNKHNEVRQFIAKNNVGLIGLLETRVKAPKLGALYLRMFSNLCFTSNIAWHKEGRIIVAWNPLSFEVNIISCSSQAMHLFVVSTDKRNQCFVTFVYGLNNEEGRLKLWQELMLFKIDVPWVILEDFNDILERDERIGARIKYNPYFKDFIVACNLEDVKFGGSFFFYLE, from the coding sequence ATGAAGGCTTGGGATCCAAATCTCAATCTACAAAAGGAAGATATTAGGATTGTGCCTATTTGGATTCAGCTAGAAGACCTAGAATTGAAGTATTGGGGgcaaaaatctttttttaagaTAGTGGGGCAGCTAGGAAAACCAATTTTGGAAGATGCAATTACAAAAGAAAGGGATAAGCTGACATATCCTAGAGTGCTAATAGAGGTTTCAATGCAGCAGGATTTCCCTGATTTGATTTACTTTGATAATGAACATGGTAATGAGGTCTCGGTGACAGATAAATATGAATGGAAACCCATTGTTTGCAAGCATTGCCAAGGAATGGGACATACATCGGAGGACTGTAGAAGGAAAGAGGGGAAGAAGCAAGAATGGGTAGTGAAAGATAAGAGTAAAACGAGGGACGTGGGAGCTGAATTGCAGCAGAATCCTCGTGATTTCCAGCCAGTGACAAAAGGTtggaaactaaaaaataaagaaccAGTCCCTGATACGCAATTGACTAACACTTTTAAAGCTCTTGAGCTGAATGAAGATACTGCAGGAATTGAAGTGCAACAGAGGATGGATCAAGAAGGGTCAAGCAAAGGAGGGGGTGGGGAGAGCCTCCTCTTCTTAATGGATAGAATGCTTAGTTGGAACGTCCGAGGAATCAACAGTCCAAACAAGCACAACGAGGTACGACAATTTATTGCTAAGAATAATGTTGGGCTTATTGGTCTCCTTGAGACGAGAGTTAAGGCTCCAAAGCTTGGAGCCTTATACTTGAGAATGTTTAGTAATTTGTGTTTCACTTCTAACATAGCTTGGCATAAAGAGGGAAGAATAATAGTTGCTTGGAATCCGTTGAGCTTTGAAGTAAATATTATCTCTTGTTCTAGCCAAGCTATGCATCTCTTTGTTGTTTCCACAGATAAAAGGAATCAATGCTTTGTCACTTTTGTCTATGGTTTAAATAATGAGGAGGGAAGACTTAAACTTTGGCAAGAATTGATGCTCTTCAAAATCGATGTACCATGGGTAATTCTTGAGGATTTTAATGACATCCTTGAGAGAGATGAAAGGATAGGGGCTCGGATAAAGTACAATCCTTATTTTAAGGATTTTATTGTTGCTTGTAACCTTGAAGATGTCAAATTTGgtggtagtttttttttttacttggaATAA
- the LOC133032498 gene encoding uncharacterized protein LOC133032498: MHDVMRFGVKGKLALRYVRVFEVIERVGEITYRLNLPVQLGHVHNVFKVSMLRKYAPDLSHVIEYENIPIQEDVSYEEKSIRILATELKVLRNREMLVVKIVW, encoded by the coding sequence ATGCACGATGTAATGAGATTTGGAGTGAAGGGTAAGCTAGCCCTGAGGTATGTTAGAGTTTTTGAGGTTATAGAAAGGGTTGGGGAGATCACTTATCGATTAAACTTACCAGTGCAGTTGGGACATGTTCATAATGTGTTCAAAGTGTCAATGCTAAGAAAGTATGCTCCAGATTTATCGCATGTGATTGAGTATGAGAATATTCCTATTCAAGAAGATGTAAGCTATGAAGAAAAATCTATCAGAATCTTGGCGACAGAGTTAAAAGTGTTAAGGAACAGAGAGATGCTAGTAGTGAAGATCGTATGGTAG